A genomic region of Sulfoacidibacillus ferrooxidans contains the following coding sequences:
- a CDS encoding IS110 family transposase — protein MTEEEVRLRSRPNGIRVIPAIAGHELPCMVVAPSLIPVRQGDRVKTDRLDALRLAQLFRAGELVPVFVPSEDNASLRDLVWAREDGIEDRLRARHRLSKFLVRHDRRPKSRLLPWGVHAQTLARRAEMGRSARTSCISRVLAPPR, from the coding sequence TTGACTGAAGAGGAGGTCCGCTTACGAAGTAGGCCCAACGGGATACGGGTTATACCGGCTATTGCGGGCCATGAATTGCCGTGTATGGTGGTTGCTCCCTCACTAATTCCAGTTCGTCAGGGTGATCGCGTGAAAACAGATCGGCTGGACGCCTTGAGATTGGCGCAGTTGTTTCGAGCTGGAGAGCTAGTGCCGGTGTTTGTTCCTAGCGAAGACAATGCATCTCTGCGAGACTTGGTGTGGGCGCGAGAGGATGGGATCGAAGATCGACTACGGGCAAGACATCGTTTGTCGAAGTTTCTTGTGCGACATGATCGTCGACCAAAGTCACGTCTACTTCCGTGGGGGGTCCATGCACAGACGTTGGCTCGACGGGCTGAAATGGGAAGATCGGCCAGAACAAGTTGTATTTCAAGAGTACTTGCACCACCTCGATGA
- a CDS encoding phosphotransferase enzyme family protein, which translates to MEESKRKFLTESYQWNSDTNFVVLHSGENNTYVAKTETSKYAIRRYRPGRFTLNQVRAEVAWIDRLSEFIKVPRLIKNRFGDLVSVSDDDHGDIYTVSEFIESDLILNPTEDDYHELGRLVCALHVNSDKIMKKETKDWGGWDRPEYNLNYIVQDGLQCLLDCNVLTSEDKERCIMIARNLTEHWKYVKFEKKFIHADLHFGNLLSTPSGFYYLDFDECGFGHRSIDIGVARLHLRRTANPEVAWKKFEEGYGVGFVDEEVRFGTALRIFYMAGKIPKRQDIKELRLKSADYIRRYLGYIESEIFLT; encoded by the coding sequence ATGGAAGAGTCAAAACGAAAGTTTCTCACTGAATCATACCAATGGAATTCTGACACCAATTTTGTGGTTCTGCACTCTGGAGAGAACAACACGTACGTGGCAAAAACTGAAACTAGCAAATACGCAATTCGTAGGTACAGACCGGGGAGGTTTACGTTGAACCAAGTTCGTGCAGAGGTTGCATGGATAGACAGGCTTTCAGAGTTTATTAAAGTGCCTCGATTGATTAAAAATCGCTTCGGAGATCTCGTATCTGTTTCAGATGATGATCACGGAGACATTTATACTGTATCAGAATTCATTGAATCAGATTTGATTCTAAACCCAACAGAAGATGATTATCACGAACTGGGGCGCTTAGTGTGTGCACTACATGTAAATTCAGATAAAATTATGAAAAAAGAGACAAAGGATTGGGGAGGTTGGGACAGACCCGAGTACAATTTGAATTACATCGTGCAAGACGGTCTACAGTGTCTTTTGGATTGTAATGTCCTTACGAGCGAAGACAAAGAGCGATGCATTATGATTGCTAGAAACCTGACTGAACACTGGAAATATGTCAAGTTTGAGAAAAAATTCATTCATGCAGATTTACATTTCGGAAATCTCTTATCAACTCCGTCAGGCTTTTACTATCTGGATTTTGATGAGTGCGGATTCGGACACAGGTCAATTGATATCGGTGTTGCCCGCCTGCATCTTCGACGAACAGCGAATCCAGAGGTGGCGTGGAAAAAATTCGAAGAAGGATATGGAGTTGGTTTTGTTGATGAGGAAGTTCGCTTTGGTACAGCACTTCGGATATTTTATATGGCAGGAAAAATCCCAAAGCGTCAGGATATTAAAGAGCTGCGTTTGAAATCAGCAGATTATATTCGACGATACTTAGGCTACATTGAATCCGAAATCTTCCTGACCTAG
- a CDS encoding AbrB/MazE/SpoVT family DNA-binding domain-containing protein yields MRETIRFKKNSQVTIPKAMADELGLQEDDLLEVHLEDGKIVLIPTVAIPKDQAWYWSEEW; encoded by the coding sequence ATGAGAGAGACTATACGCTTTAAGAAGAACAGCCAGGTGACGATACCAAAAGCTATGGCTGATGAGCTTGGACTTCAGGAAGATGATCTTCTTGAAGTTCACCTTGAGGATGGAAAGATCGTACTGATTCCGACGGTGGCCATTCCCAAAGATCAGGCCTGGTACTGGAGCGAGGAATGGTAG
- a CDS encoding Uma2 family endonuclease: MAAVNPEDLERYEMIEGVVYDMSPSPSEGHQRATTAIGSLFFSAFKGQCRTYVSPFDVWPTGDTKDAYVQPDVTVICNANKITHDGCVGAPDLVVEVLSPSTAGKDRKAKLHLYQRSGVREYWIVDPVMRTVEVFSIDQNIFGPAETYAAGEDEFVPVGIKEGLQISLGDIFN, from the coding sequence ATGGCGGCTGTGAATCCGGAAGACCTCGAACGTTACGAGATGATCGAGGGTGTAGTATATGATATGTCCCCTTCGCCTTCCGAGGGGCATCAGCGGGCTACCACTGCCATAGGGAGTTTGTTTTTTTCAGCCTTCAAAGGGCAATGCAGAACCTACGTCTCTCCTTTCGATGTTTGGCCGACAGGTGACACCAAAGATGCGTATGTTCAACCGGATGTGACTGTGATTTGCAACGCCAACAAGATAACACATGATGGGTGTGTCGGAGCACCTGATCTGGTTGTAGAGGTGTTAAGCCCTTCAACTGCAGGGAAAGACCGTAAAGCAAAACTACATCTGTATCAACGTTCCGGCGTGCGTGAGTACTGGATTGTTGATCCAGTCATGCGAACTGTGGAAGTGTTCAGTATTGATCAAAATATATTTGGCCCTGCAGAAACCTATGCTGCTGGAGAGGATGAATTTGTTCCCGTCGGAATTAAGGAAGGACTTCAAATTTCACTGGGGGATATTTTTAATTGA
- a CDS encoding transposase, which translates to MVAEVGEFRRFRNPDQLMAYAGLVPREYSSGSSRKQGGITKCGNAHLRRVLGEAAWRY; encoded by the coding sequence CTGGTGGCAGAGGTTGGAGAGTTTCGTCGGTTTCGAAATCCGGACCAACTGATGGCGTATGCAGGACTTGTGCCTAGAGAATATTCGAGTGGGTCATCGAGAAAGCAAGGGGGTATCACGAAATGTGGGAATGCCCATTTGCGCCGCGTTCTGGGAGAGGCAGCGTGGAGGTACTGA
- a CDS encoding Rpn family recombination-promoting nuclease/putative transposase: protein MTTVQFGNTEQSPEYQEDKLSRMDVFVETDQKERINMEMQVAHDYGMAKRKRTLYDWEELYRRQMVVGASYQELHRVITIHLIDFVQFPSMDRYHTSYHVVEDQTHELLSDA from the coding sequence TTGACAACTGTGCAATTTGGCAACACAGAGCAGTCTCCTGAATACCAAGAAGATAAGCTCTCTCGCATGGATGTGTTCGTAGAAACTGATCAAAAGGAGCGCATCAACATGGAAATGCAAGTGGCGCATGACTACGGTATGGCGAAACGCAAACGCACCTTGTATGACTGGGAGGAGTTGTATCGTCGGCAAATGGTAGTAGGAGCTTCCTATCAAGAGTTACATCGAGTGATCACGATTCACCTAATTGACTTTGTGCAATTCCCTTCGATGGACAGGTATCATACGAGCTATCATGTAGTTGAGGATCAAACGCATGAATTGTTATCGGATGCATGA
- a CDS encoding SDR family NAD(P)-dependent oxidoreductase, translating to MKALITGANKGIGFEIARNIGKRGYDILVGARDVARGQASAEKLVAEGISATFIKIDLNELDSLHTAANMIDSLDILVNNAGIPDRVKPQRAALDMTKNTFDYTTEDLRTTMETNFFGTHELTKNLLPSLTDAAKIVNITIPISPTDFWHPLAYITSKAALNVMTLTFAYEFEKIGSHRQIFGIMPGAVATDLNGMQAGAHGGFVKSSEAAGKMSTDIILSDKNQNGQMIQYDGKIVTDYEVQLRIKQH from the coding sequence ATGAAAGCACTCATCACTGGCGCAAATAAAGGAATTGGTTTTGAAATCGCTCGCAATATTGGAAAGCGTGGTTATGACATTCTCGTCGGGGCGCGTGATGTAGCCCGTGGGCAAGCATCGGCCGAAAAACTTGTAGCAGAAGGCATATCAGCGACGTTCATCAAGATCGATTTGAACGAGTTGGATAGCTTGCACACAGCGGCTAACATGATTGATTCGCTCGATATTTTGGTCAATAATGCTGGAATTCCTGATCGTGTGAAGCCTCAACGCGCTGCGCTCGACATGACAAAGAACACATTTGACTATACAACCGAGGATTTACGTACGACGATGGAGACGAATTTTTTCGGCACACACGAACTCACGAAAAATCTGTTGCCATCTCTGACAGACGCTGCGAAAATCGTCAACATCACCATTCCTATTTCGCCTACCGACTTTTGGCACCCACTCGCTTACATCACGAGCAAAGCAGCACTTAACGTGATGACACTAACTTTTGCCTACGAGTTTGAAAAAATAGGAAGTCACCGCCAGATTTTCGGTATCATGCCTGGCGCTGTCGCGACCGACTTGAACGGCATGCAAGCTGGTGCACATGGCGGATTCGTCAAATCTTCCGAAGCCGCTGGCAAGATGAGTACCGACATTATCTTATCTGACAAGAATCAAAACGGCCAAATGATTCAGTATGATGGAAAGATCGTCACAGATTATGAAGTCCAACTGAGAATAAAGCAACATTAA
- a CDS encoding GNAT family N-acetyltransferase: MKLVKYRDHLISIEKVIQLLSYAVGSATEKKLHNILENVYRQDDAELCVFIDDGGSAVGIVGFKGKGASAEILHIAVADNRRNSGIGRNMIDELLRLKNFTELTAETDHDAVEFYRRYGFEIQSLGEKYPGIERFHCRLLHSERSENQNEVATWTV, encoded by the coding sequence GTGAAGCTGGTTAAGTACAGGGATCACCTCATATCCATCGAGAAAGTCATCCAATTGTTGTCATATGCGGTCGGATCCGCAACGGAAAAAAAGCTTCACAACATTTTGGAGAATGTGTATCGGCAAGATGACGCGGAGCTATGTGTTTTTATTGATGACGGTGGCTCCGCGGTAGGTATTGTCGGATTCAAGGGCAAGGGAGCCTCTGCGGAAATCCTCCACATTGCGGTTGCTGACAACCGGCGCAACTCAGGGATCGGTCGAAATATGATCGATGAACTCCTCAGATTGAAAAATTTCACTGAATTAACTGCGGAGACGGATCATGATGCCGTTGAATTTTATCGTAGATATGGATTCGAAATACAGTCTCTTGGCGAGAAATATCCTGGTATAGAGCGGTTTCACTGCCGTTTGTTGCACAGCGAACGGTCAGAAAACCAGAATGAGGTGGCTACGTGGACGGTGTAA
- a CDS encoding VOC family protein, whose product MGVCEVLFFVPDVQEAKAWYMKLLGTEPYFDDENYCAFDLAGTTVGVHPMDDKTKSGVAGQVTYWRVADLHKTISHFESHGCRLFRGPIFGVDKVWVCQLTDPFGNAWGFMQRPE is encoded by the coding sequence ATGGGAGTTTGTGAAGTGCTTTTCTTTGTACCCGATGTCCAAGAAGCCAAAGCCTGGTACATGAAATTGTTGGGCACAGAGCCTTATTTCGACGACGAAAATTACTGTGCTTTTGATTTGGCGGGTACAACAGTGGGAGTTCACCCAATGGATGATAAAACGAAATCCGGCGTAGCTGGACAAGTTACGTATTGGAGAGTCGCAGACCTTCACAAGACGATTTCACACTTTGAATCGCATGGGTGTCGTCTATTTCGTGGTCCGATTTTCGGGGTAGATAAAGTATGGGTATGCCAACTCACCGACCCATTCGGAAATGCGTGGGGATTCATGCAACGCCCAGAATAA
- a CDS encoding GNAT family N-acetyltransferase, with product MYIRLLDTFDAQVYREVRLRSLKNDPGSFGSTYEQEATRPLENFAERIQHTKDQFTLGCFDDSNILVGIVNFARENRLKTTHKGNIYGMYIEPQFRGRGLGKTLLLALIERATKECDGLEQIHLTVVSNNESAKRLYASLGFAVYGVEPHALKFDGHYFDEDLMVLRLAKLN from the coding sequence ATGTATATTAGACTGTTGGACACTTTTGACGCCCAAGTATATAGGGAGGTTAGGTTGCGTTCATTGAAAAATGATCCTGGTTCATTTGGATCAACATATGAGCAAGAAGCCACTAGACCTTTGGAGAATTTTGCAGAGAGGATACAGCATACAAAAGACCAATTTACGTTGGGATGTTTTGACGACAGCAACATATTAGTTGGCATTGTCAATTTTGCACGTGAAAACAGGCTTAAGACGACACATAAAGGAAATATCTACGGTATGTACATAGAGCCTCAATTTCGAGGACGTGGTTTAGGTAAAACCCTACTGTTAGCCCTCATTGAGAGGGCGACTAAAGAATGCGATGGGTTGGAACAGATTCATCTAACGGTAGTGTCTAATAACGAATCAGCTAAACGGTTATATGCCTCGCTGGGATTTGCAGTTTACGGTGTAGAACCACATGCTTTGAAGTTTGATGGACATTATTTCGATGAGGACTTAATGGTTTTAAGATTAGCAAAATTGAACTAA
- a CDS encoding cysteine hydrolase family protein, protein MIDVQKGFDDPVWGERNNLQAEGNIERILRHWREMNRPVFHVQHLSMISTSPLRRDHIGSEIKDGVKPLPYEPLFQKSVNSAFIGTDLEDCLRKNGYQIIIIVGLTTDHCISTTTRMAANLGFKPYLISDATATFGRTLDKGKYYSPEEIHEINLVSLNHEFATVMDTATLMGSIEPVI, encoded by the coding sequence ATTATTGACGTTCAAAAAGGATTCGATGACCCGGTGTGGGGAGAACGCAACAACTTACAAGCGGAAGGAAATATTGAAAGGATTCTTCGCCACTGGCGAGAAATGAATCGCCCTGTCTTTCATGTTCAGCACTTATCTATGATTTCTACCAGTCCTCTTCGTAGAGACCATATCGGAAGTGAAATTAAAGATGGTGTCAAGCCCTTACCTTATGAACCTCTGTTCCAAAAAAGTGTAAACAGTGCATTCATCGGCACAGATTTGGAAGACTGTTTGAGAAAGAATGGGTATCAAATAATCATTATTGTAGGGCTAACGACGGATCACTGCATTTCTACAACGACCCGCATGGCAGCAAACCTTGGATTTAAGCCATACCTCATTTCAGATGCTACGGCAACTTTTGGGCGTACGTTAGATAAAGGAAAGTATTATTCACCTGAAGAAATTCATGAAATCAATTTAGTTAGCCTTAATCACGAATTTGCCACTGTTATGGATACAGCTACACTTATGGGAAGTATTGAGCCGGTGATATAA